A single window of Thermocrinis jamiesonii DNA harbors:
- the lolA gene encoding outer membrane lipoprotein chaperone LolA yields the protein MTLTLLLVIPLLVFAQTFESLEKKLQEIRVLKASFVQRVKYPWYPKQELSKGFFYAQRGGKFRLEYEQPEKTIIVSDGRQIILYSPSEKSAIIDHIDRNQSAVIESLLLISKPLSEVFDLVGEMEREGKRFLVLKPKAKDEFFHRVLVSVGQDGMPKIIRVEEKDGTTTEIELIDISANFTPSSGLFKIHLPADTKVKRVF from the coding sequence ATGACACTAACGCTTTTGCTTGTCATTCCCCTTTTAGTTTTTGCTCAGACCTTTGAAAGCTTAGAAAAGAAACTTCAGGAAATAAGGGTGCTAAAAGCTTCCTTTGTCCAAAGGGTTAAGTATCCTTGGTATCCAAAGCAGGAACTTTCTAAAGGTTTCTTTTATGCCCAAAGGGGAGGAAAGTTTAGACTTGAATACGAACAACCAGAAAAGACCATCATAGTATCCGATGGCAGACAAATAATCCTGTACTCTCCTTCGGAAAAAAGCGCCATAATAGACCACATAGACAGGAACCAATCTGCGGTGATTGAGTCGCTTCTTTTGATCTCCAAACCGTTGAGTGAGGTGTTTGACCTTGTGGGAGAGATGGAAAGGGAAGGAAAGAGGTTTTTGGTATTAAAGCCAAAAGCCAAAGACGAGTTTTTTCACAGGGTTTTGGTAAGTGTGGGCCAAGATGGAATGCCAAAGATCATAAGGGTTGAGGAAAAAGATGGGACCACCACCGAGATAGAACTCATAGACATCAGCGCAAACTTTACACCCTCAAGCGGTCTGTTTAAAATACATCTTCCAGCTGACACCAAGGTAAAAAGAGTTTTCTAA
- a CDS encoding GNAT family N-acetyltransferase yields the protein MVSIEKANSESIEELARIYLEGYKGLEEYAYTHIEDVLAYLNWLFRRDVAGIFVAILDGKKVGFIASDGNWFSKREGKVVGAIHELVVLPEYRGIGVGKKLLERAIQYFKERGLDTVELWVGDKNSWALEFYKKHGFVEKDRFNYWIRMTKALKDEAGS from the coding sequence ATGGTAAGCATAGAGAAGGCAAACAGTGAAAGCATAGAAGAATTAGCTCGCATATACTTAGAAGGCTACAAGGGCTTAGAAGAATATGCTTACACGCACATAGAAGATGTTTTAGCCTATCTTAACTGGCTTTTCAGAAGGGATGTCGCAGGCATATTTGTTGCCATTTTGGATGGTAAAAAGGTGGGGTTCATAGCAAGCGACGGAAACTGGTTTAGCAAGAGGGAAGGTAAGGTGGTGGGTGCCATACACGAATTGGTAGTCTTGCCAGAATACAGAGGAATAGGTGTAGGAAAAAAGCTTTTGGAAAGAGCCATTCAATACTTCAAGGAAAGGGGCTTAGATACCGTAGAGCTGTGGGTGGGAGACAAAAATTCGTGGGCTTTAGAGTTTTACAAAAAACATGGTTTTGTAGAAAAGGACAGGTTCAACTATTGGATAAGAATGACAAAAGCTCTAAAAGATGAGGCTGGTAGTTAA